The Entelurus aequoreus isolate RoL-2023_Sb linkage group LG03, RoL_Eaeq_v1.1, whole genome shotgun sequence genome contains the following window.
ggaaggagattcatatggccccatttgttgcGATTTACTGGAcatatgaaacgtgacgaattgggggtTGCActgtccactttagccgccagatggcagtagagtgttgactaTTTCAGAGttgtgtatagagagagtatggccaactcgatttaaaagttggtagcaaacatggcgccctgtagtcatgtaaggggcttttgaccaatcggaGAAAGTCTGGCCAGAggatctcctaaatgattggtcaaaagccccacACGtggctacagggcgccatgttttctaccaactttgaaaccgagttggccataagCGCTCTACACGGCTCTGGAATatcctaaaatgtgttttgtggcaaatcCAACGTTGAGCACAATGcccgttgctatgtagagtggcgctttccattgtTTTCAACAGACTGCATTGAAAAATGATTAACCTATTCTCTTTCTCTCAtgagagatccacccaggaatggggccatatgaattcctTCCTTACTGCAGCATAGCTTTGTGAGCTAGTGTTAAAATTACAGTTGCTTTTAACAGCACGACGGATCACTTTGCAGAGCTCCAGCTTTATTTTGAGATGTGACAAAGCCTACTTTTTTCCCTCTGCAAAAGCTGTCCTCTATGAAGTAATGGGCACATCTTCTTTCAAAAGTGGAGCAAACGAGGTGAATGGTCGATTTTTCTGACGCCAGGTGGTCATATACAGGCTCTATGGACAGATGGCTGTTATATCATTTAAGAGTCAATTCCACATAATAGGAGACCTTTTATAGTTAAAATTCCCTTCATGCTGAATGCTTGTTTTCTCTAGGGGATCACAGACACAGCACTGACCATCTACGACACGGCCACTCGGGAACATGAACAACGCGGCATGACCGGGGCAGTGGGTGGGGTACTTCGTCAGCTGCCGCCAGCTGTGGTCAAGCCTCTCATTATGGCCACGGAAGCCACCTCCAACGTCTTGGGTGGTATGAGGAACCAGATTCACCCTGATGCTCGCCAGGAGGAGTCTCAAAAGTGGAGGCAAGGAGAGGAGTAGCAAAGAACTGTCCTGGTGTAAATAAGGATCATTTCATGGCAATTCAAGCTCACCTTCTTCCGTCACAGTGCCTTCATGGTTAATAACATTGTCCAACTCGTTTATTCAAAAAAGGGAATGAACTGAGAATGAAGGATTTTGTTGACTTCTACAAAAGATACAATATATCAACCTATAATCATTGAGATGATGTTTACAATGTGTAACTCTCTCATCCTAGTTGGTGTCAGTAAAAATACCACACTGGATTAatagtactgtacatgtacatagcCTCATTTCTACCATTTCATGCACATATGTAAAGGTGAGTGTTGAATGTGGAGTTAAAGCACTTTTGAGGAACTTGAAGGGTTACCCAAAGAAATTACATTTGGGGCAAGAGTTTTCGTTATGATTTTTCATGGTTAGATTTCCAACTGTCAGAATTGTCAAGATTCCACACATAGCTGCTTTCATTTGtatcatttgtttaaaaaaaaaattcagatctAGTGAAATATCTTAAAAGTCTTCAGGTTTTGCTTGTTTATGTTTTAGATGTATGAAAGTTTATATTTGCAACATGTGCTGCACTCATTTGCTTCCTGGTGTATTTGGAAATAATTATTGTACATACTTGTACAGGTTATTCTTGAATTTGTATTAAAAGCATGAATGGAAAATTATTTGAATATTTCAAtttaacatacaattatgtttgcAGCTCTGACTCAAATATTTAACCTGCTGAAACTGAACTTAATGATGTCTTAGAAACAAGACTTTTAATTTGGGGTGGGCGATACCGCAAATGCTGTAATAGATTTCCGATTTTGCAGATAGTTAATATTTATTGGTCAGTTTGTGTATTACTATTACAATCAGATTAAAATACaaacttttttgtaaattttacattcaaaaatataatacaatgtaGAAAATAACAACACATTGTATTCCCCTTcaatacatacaattgtttgagaaaaataaagtcaataatgcaacataACTCAACAAAAGctaaaactactattggctcttaTTTAAACGTTAACTGGGGAGTGCCAACCAACAAGATAACACGATCTGGGGAATATCAAATATGAATATGAAAGATATCATCATTGCAGGGCTGTGCATTACTCCCAGATCCTACACTCTACAGTGTTTAAGGAtctacaaaagcatttgacactatcaTAATGAACAAAagttagaacggtatggcatcagagggttgatcttgaactgggtaagaagctacttaactaaCAAAAAGCAATATGTAACGCAACATAGGTCTACAGCGCTAAatcttgtggcgtaccccagggtTCAATGCTGGGACCAAAATGGTTAAATCTCTATGAagaacatttgtaaagttacaaaaaacttggtatttgcagatgacacaattGTGTTTCGACCAGGAGAGAATACACAAGCTAATACAAAAGCAAcagaataaataaacaaatagatGGTTCGACAAAAGCAGACTATCATTGAATCTCAAAACTGAAATAATGTTATTCGGTAACAGTGGAAGAGAAAGTTAAACACATACAAAtagagtagacatcgaaaggataaaataaatcacatttttgggtgtaataatagactataaaatgaactggaagttTCATATAAAAATAAGCATAGAAAGAACAAatagaaacacaaaatatgtctaATAAAGCTAaatacccaaaagggacaagcggtagaaaatagatggatgtttTTAAccgaaaatcacttcatattctcttctgctcgctagtgttaccatatctgagttattgtgtagaaatatggatgAATAACCCTATTACAaaagaggtcagttagaataatacataatgttggatatatggAGAACGTACAAACTATTTattaattgaataaaaaatattgaaattcaatgatttggtgcctttgcaaacagctaaaagtatGCACTAAGcaacctgctacccaataatgtaCAATTTTCAACAAAACAGGAGAAacacacaaggccaagtaccaaaagattttaagatagcaagagtaactcccctctttaaaaaaggaagcaaattggaacctggcaactaccgacctgtttctattctcagctccatttcgaaagtaatggagaaaatagtttatgaacaggtcgatagttaccttgccactaataaactcatgtacaaattccaatccggcttcagaactaaccactccactgacacatgccttctctatctgaccgaccacatcaaacatgaggtggacgcgggcaaatactgcggcatggtcatgctggactttcagaaggcctttgacaccgttaaccacgctatactgttggataagctcagagcaatcggatttaacaaaacctcttggagctggatgcagtcttacttggaggggagggagcaggtggtagaggtgaacggcaccgtgtccccccccctcggtgagctgtggagtcccccaaggcagtatattgggacctttactgttcctaatatacataaacgacatgtcggcatgcgactgtgaattgtttttgtttgcggatgactctgccctgctggtatccggcaaggacaagtcacaggtggagaaaatcctcagtgctgagctctgtagaacttgcacctggctcgctgacaacaagctatccatccacttgggtaaaacagaatccatcctctttgggtcccacatcaaccttaagagagtcaatcacttcaccataaaagtaggtgacagtgtcatcaccaggaaagatgaggtcacctacctaggttccattctagaggctaacctttcctgtgataaaatggcaaccaaggtaatcaaaaaggttaaccaacgaacgagatttctctacagaatttcctctctggtcaacaaaagcaccttgaggattctggcgggaactctcgttcaaccctttttcgattacgcatgcacctcctggtaccctagcacctccaaaaccctcaaatctaaactccaaacatctcagaacaagctagtcaggttacttctagacctccaccccagatcccacctcactcctgcccacttctctaaagtgggctggctcaaggtggaggacagagttaaacaacttgcactgagcctagtctataaaatccgctacacctccctgataccgaagtacatgtcaaactacttccttaacgtaaatgaccgccataaccacaacaccagggggtgctccactaaccacgttaaacccagattccgaactaacaaaggtcttaactcattctctttctatgccacatcaatgtggaatgcgctcccaacaggtataaaagaaagggcatctctatcctccttcaaaaccgcaataaaagttcacctccaggcagctacaaccctaaactaacaccctccccggattgctaataatcaaatgtaaacaatcaaatgcagattatttttcttatgccttctgatctctctctctctctctctctctctctctctctctctctctctctctctctctctctctctatgtccactacttgatgtccataccccccccccctccctccacacccctgattgtaaataatgtaaataattcaatgtgattatcttgtgtgatgactgtattatgatgatagtatatatgatagtatatatctgtatcatgaatcaatttaagtggaccccgacttaaacaagttgaaaaacttattcgggtgttaccatttagtggtcaattgtacggaatatgtacttcactgtgcaacctactaataaaagtctcaatcaatcaatcaacaaaacataaTCTTAAGGAAAAATTGTACTTAAAAcatttgcacgtacaacacttaaaaactTTTAATATTTCAGTATGTGTAGTtatattatggaatggattaagcaaaaaggtcaaccaaagaactaatatgatccagttaaaCCTAGAAGATCGACCTCATCACAGTAAAATCGATACATTAGTGTCGATACCATCAATTCCTTAGCTGTACCATGCAACCACCTGCGAACCGTATTAATGATTatgtttttgacgacatttatgtTGAAAGCTGTTAACGTGTGCTTCGTCAAAAGTGCTAAAGACCAACGCATGTGACCGCTTGTTAACAGTACACCAAATCTCGCGAGAAGATAATTTTTACTGCATACTCTGCTCCCTCGGCTCTTGTTGATCATTGGTGATACTTTGACGGAAAGACGGAAGTCTCTAAATTCCCAGCACATCCGTCAGATGACTGTCGTGACATGGACGTCGGTTTAATCGTGGCCTGAGTGGGACTTTAATCGTCCCAAGTCGTCCCACTTGTGGCGTTCGTGGTAAGGTGCATTCTGTATACTCGAACACATCCTCTTGTTTTTTTCCAGTTATGCGATAGCTTGTGTGAGCTAACCAGCTGCCATGATGCTGAAATCGTGTCAGCTTAGGGCGACGGAGTGTGATCAAAAAAATGGGAGTACATTTACCACGTCTAATACTTTTGATTCGCTTTTCTAATGTAAGATGTAAATGTCGTAAAGACTTGTTATTGTACTGTTTGTCGCTAGGAGGCTGTTGCATTTGTTCCTCCCTGTCTTCCGGAGGGGCGGGGCTTCATCTTTTCAGCCACGCACACTGatgtttgtcttgtctttataGCCATGGAGAGGTTGGAAGCCACAGCAGAGCTGCAGTCCCGGCTGTCTTCGCTTTCCTTCTCGTCTTTTCCAGGAACAACATCCAAACATTGCGGGAGCAACCTTATGGACAGGTGAGGTGCTGCTTCGCGCTTCCTTTTGCTTTTGATCTTGTTGCAATTAATCTAATGTGTTATGTTTGTTGATTTTAGCCTCCAAAACACAGACCTCTCCAAGAACTTAAGCCAGCCCCCAAAACAAGCCGATATGGATGCATATAAGCAGCATGAAGAGGTAGTTTGATGTGCAGTCATTGAAGTGCATGTTAATGCAATATATTTGTGCTATAAATGGCTTGTTTGTGTATTTGAGGCCAATGACGAGGCCCCTGCTGAGCCCGCCTTAGGGGACCAGGGTGAGAAGAACAGCGCAAGGAGCTTTCCCCCGTCCACTGAGATTAAAGGTGAGGATGTTCTCATAATTGATGCTTTTTTTCTGCACGGCTCGGATTCAAAGAGTGGTTTACGCTATGTATGATAGGTCTATGTTctcattacactgttattattccCCGCAGCTGAGATGCCACCTTTGAAACCCCCGTCAACATGGACATCTGCTGCCCTCAAAGATCTTAAGGCCAAACTGCGAACGGAGAAGGACAGCATGGTGACTGTGTATCGAGGAGATATCATGACAGTGCACGTGCCCACTGTCCCTGAAGCCAAGAAGGTGTGCTGGGAGTTTGCCACGGACGGCTACGACATCGGCTTTGGCATCTATTTTGATTGGACTCCTGTCACGAGTCGTACTATAACCGTGCACATCAGTGAATCAAGCGATGATGAGGATGAAGAGGAGGAGCCGGAAGGTCAGCTGGTGGTTGGATgtttaagaaaaaaagaaattgtGGCAGTACAcctgtgtataaaaaaaacaatgtgttgactttgtgGTTTTTGTTATTTCAATTGTAGGCCCCGTCACCAATGGCGATGTGGAGAAGGGCTCCAAAGCACAAAGCAACTCAAACCTGGTGGAGATTGTACCTGTGTTCCGTCAGGATAGCCACTTGTCCGTCTACGGTGGCAGCCACGAATTTCCAGGCGAGGGCACTTACCTCTTTAAATTCGACAACTCCTACTCTTTATGGCGAAATAAAACACTTTACTACAGAGTTTATTACAGTGCCTAAAATGCCAAATCTTTATTAATGTATGATTTAGAGAAGGACATGAATTACTGTTCAAAATGCTAAATTATTTTTCAGTTATAATACAGAGCTTACATATAGGCTTATCTATTTTTATCACTCAGCTTGGGTTGCCGCACGTTCAATTTGACAAAGGCTTTCATTAGCGTCTGTGCCGTTCAAATACAAAACTGTGACACATCGATATTGTAGCAGTGGTCAGGAAAGACCGACACAGCATCTATCTACCTACCAGCTGCTCTTCAAGTGCTCGAATCACGTTATTTACTCTTCTTTTAATCACACCTCTTTTGAAGATATGTTATAATGCGTTAGCAGGGGACAAATTAAGAATGTACTATAGCAAGCGATGACAGATAGTCCAGTGTGTTGTTTATGACACAACTAAAGCCACTCCTTATCATGTAAAGCTCTTATTATGTAATATTGATTCAATATTTACATATGCCTGGTCGCCTGTCTTTAATTTGCTGTTTCAGAGGTTGACTAAATGTAGTTTGTGCACAGGTCTATGTGATAAAGGTCTCTGTGTTTGTATGGTTTGTGTGTCAGTCGTGCTTTTGTTGAGTAGGTCAACATTTTATAAGCTTCCTATTGTTTGCCGTACTGTATCTTAAGTTATGCTGTTATATGGAATTTGTATTCCACAATAAATATAATATTGTCTATGTAGCAGTGTGATTAATCTTTAGGTGAAGTCTgaaaatgttaaaacaaaaatgtcGAGCTAATCTGATGCAACATCACGTCTTGTGCTTCTCAATACTCCATAATTAGAAAGTCCCCTGTGGATACATTAAATGGTGGCATTAAGGGAGTGATGTAACATGTGAAACAACAATCTTATATTCAGATATCCCCACAGGTCCTGCAAGGCTTGGTTGCAGTGTCAACCATATTGAATCTAAAATACATTGTCCTTAAATTTAGGAATACGTTTTACAAAGGACAGCATCTTTATATATGAAGCTATGAATAAATGATGCAAAACTCAACAAAATAACatgatgtatatttttttatctgcAAAATCATTGTTATAGTACATTTTAGTTAACCACATTAttcaattttaaataaattgcaaattttaaaaagataataaaaatacatattcatTTAGAGTGCTGAAAAAAACAGTTGACGTCAGAATCACAATTattattccgattctaaatcaatttctCATTTTCAAATGTCGATTTTTaagaataacttaaaaaaaaaaaaaagatccatcTCTACGCTTCTACTTGCTGCATGTATATATCAggaaagaggagcttttgtaacctgtagcgTGTTTTGATAGGTTTTGTTAGCATTTGTATACTAATAGTATACTGCAACaatcatgttgaatagagaatcgaatctgaattgaatcgtcaccccaaaaaTTGGAATTCAATCGTGAGTTGTTTTAGTCACATCTTTAATATTAAGATTACATCTCTCTAAAattcataataatatatatatatatatatatatatatatatatatatatatatatatatatatatatatatatatatatatatatatatatatatatacagtatatgtatatttgctctgtaatgaggtggtgacttgtccagggtgtaccccgccttctgcccgaatgcagctgagataggctccagcgaccccgaaagggacaagcggtagaaaatggatggatgtgtatatatattatccatTATATATTTTCCAGTAtatatgttccatccatccatcttcttccgcttacccgAAGTGGTCCGTGGAGACAGCAGCCTAAGCGGAAAAGCCCACACTTCCCTCtctcaggccagccaggagacatagtcttcccaccgtgtcctgggtcttccccgtggtctcctacggTACTATGGATGATGTTCGAATCCGGTTCTCccagttgtttgataagaaaagaaacgattccatggactcgaatccctttttgagaaccggttcccgttatcgaggccactatagtaaagaaaaatagttggttctttattcgaatccctgagaacgaatcccgtcccacaggaaatgccctgtgggacatcacagcaAATGACGTATCTCAGTCATTAgacggcagatacagaaagcagcaaaaataatggaccggaaaaaaacgcctcaaggcatggcttaattttgcaaaaaaatacgacgaggaaacggcaatatgcaattattgccaagcttcgctctcatgtaaggggggatgtacaacaagcatgttgaaacatgttcagtatgttgaagaggttcatttagcctactaatgtgtatttataaatggttgatttatataggctagtaaggtaaagttttgtacctgacaagtttcggctatcttgcttcagccttcctcagaggtgtcacgtgatgttagtgtgacgtcatctgtgacgtgttatatggacacctctgaggaaggctgcagaagcaagatagccgaaacttgtcgggtacaaaactttaccttactagcctatataaatcaaccatttataaatagaaacatgttcaggccgtacataacctgaacgttcgagaaccgtgGCGTGTCTTCgtcacgtggagaagcagcgacagagatgacgaagcacgcccctcttcctctgcttcaacctgcagccccAGTTCCAGGGATAGtggcggtgagtaactaacgttaactgttgccggttaatttccatatttgctcacttgtaaccattaggctaaaataaggttacctcttatgtcaaccaggactgcagtaatgttagctagactaacgttacctaagcatagtcagtggctaacggtaacgttaaagttagcctttttgtatgtgtctgataacgttaaaggcctactgaaacccactactaccgaccacgcagtctgatagtttatatatcaatgatgaaatcttaacattgcaacacatgccaatacggcagggttaacttataaagtgcaattttaaatttcccgccacacttccgtttgaaaacgtctcggtatgatgacgtatgcgcgtgacggaatcagttgaacGCGACATCTTGGAATAGGTccgtcccaatacaaacagctctgttttaatcgctaatttccacagtattcaggacatctgtgtcGGTAAATCTTttggcaatttgttcaattaatggagactgcaaaaaagagagtggttgggaagcggtgtgttgctgctggatgtagcaacacaaacTTAAACACAAccagtgtttcattgtttttattcccaaaagatggcggccaagctttactatggaacaaagaagtcaagcgaacacggttggattggacgacacatacaaagtacagtgtattatgcagcgaacatttcgaaAGATAATGTTTCAaagagggtcccttgcgaatGGCAGAAATGGGAACCACCACTcgtcgactcgtgctgaagaaaggtgcgaagccaactattttcAATAGACCACGGTTTAAGGCTTAAGTGCAAGTTCGACAAGTTCGGAGCACCCCACACCCTCCACAAGTGGACAGACTgcacatgaggtctgcatttgccaaaagggaaaggaagagggtaagaatcttGATTTCCAGTTTCcatagtcagactacactgttccaatatccatttctctgttctcaattgttgatgactgatgataacaaccaaaccaaaccaaaaaagatataaaaataactaaaaacttgtttaaaaataaacaagtgattcaattataaataaagatttctacacatagaagtaatcatcaacttaaagtgcaccctttggggattgtaatagagatccctttggggattgtaatagagatccattgttgaagtattattcaataaatatatttataaaggatttttgaattgttgctatttttagaatatttaataaaaatctcacgtaccccttggcataccttcaagtacccccaggggtacgcatacccccatttgagaaccactggactactccatgaacaatgaaataaattaacaataaaatagtctacatataattattgcttcaagttctagtcaagttcttctgcaCTATAAAGTATCatacatttactgacattactgtcaatagtgtcaatagattacaatagacaataatataaagtattgtacttttgtacatttacagacaatagatcagatcagggccagtacgactacggcatcagtggcggatgcggtgga
Protein-coding sequences here:
- the tmed8 gene encoding protein TMED8, whose protein sequence is MERLEATAELQSRLSSLSFSSFPGTTSKHCGSNLMDSLQNTDLSKNLSQPPKQADMDAYKQHEEANDEAPAEPALGDQGEKNSARSFPPSTEIKAEMPPLKPPSTWTSAALKDLKAKLRTEKDSMVTVYRGDIMTVHVPTVPEAKKVCWEFATDGYDIGFGIYFDWTPVTSRTITVHISESSDDEDEEEEPEGPVTNGDVEKGSKAQSNSNLVEIVPVFRQDSHLSVYGGSHEFPGEGTYLFKFDNSYSLWRNKTLYYRVYYSA